Part of the Fundidesulfovibrio terrae genome is shown below.
GGTCTTTTCGGCCAGCTTGCGCACCTCGTCGGCCACCACGGCGAAGCCGCGCCCGGCGTCTCCGGCCCGGGCGGCCTCAATGGCGGCGTTCAGGGCCAGCAGGTTGGTCTGGTCCGCGATGTCGCCGATCACCTGGAGCACCTTGCCCACGTTGTCGGCCTGGGAGCCCAGCTCGCGCATCTTTTCCTGAAGCGTAAGCATCTGGGCCTGGGCCGAAGAGATGGCCTTCACCGCCGTGCGGACCATGTTCTCGCCCTCCAGGGCGGTGCCCTTGGCCTCGTCGGCGGAGAGGGCGGCCTCGCCCGCCAGGTCGGCCACCTGCTGGGCCGAGGCGTTCATGGCGGACATGGCGTTCACGGTGTCCGTGGCGCGCTCGTTCTGGAGAGTGGCCCCTTCGGCGGCCTGGGCGATGCACTCGGCCAAGCGTCGCATGGCCTGCCCGAGCCCCTCGGCGATCTCCTGGGAGGTGGCCACGGCCTGGGCCAGGGAATTGTTGCGCTTTTCCAGCTCCGACTCGTGGCGCTTGATGTCGGTGATGTCGGAGAGCACGCCCACCACGCCCATGACGTTGCCGTCCAGGTCGTGGAGGAGCTCGGAATCCACCAGGGCGTGGCGGATGTTGCCTTTGCGGGTGGTGAAGGCGATTTCGGCCTTGTACATGCACGAGTTGTTCTTGAGGCAGTTGGTCATGACCGTTTCCTTGGTGGCGTCGTTGCGCACCAGTTCGGCCACGGTGAGTCCGTACCAGGCTTCGGGATCGCCCCCGATCTCGATGAAGTCGAGCAGCTCCTGGTTGGTGAAGGTCACCTTGGAGTCGCTGTCCGCCACCAGCAGGGGCACTTTGAAAGCCTTCTGCAGCCCGATGGTGTAGCCGAGCTTGCTCCTGAGCTCCTTGACCATGGTCTGGAGGTCGGCGGACAGTTCGGCCAGTTCCGCCTGGCATCCGGCGTAGGGCTGCGCCGCGAGGTCGCCGCCCGCCACCTTCTTGGCGTAGGCCCGCAGCCCGTTGAGCTGGGCCACGATGCTCCTGGCGATGAGGAGCACGCCAAGGCCGGCCACGGTGATGGCCGCCAGGGAGAGGCCCAGGGCCCACATCTTGTTGACCTGGTAGGAGGCGATGCGCTTCTCCAGGAGTACGTCCAGTTCCTTGGACGAGGTCTCCCACAGGGCGAAGCTGGCGGCCAGGGCCTCGTCGCCGAGCTTCTTAAGCTCCTGGGGCCTGAGCTTGGCGCCGCGCGACATGCGTTCGAGCGCCGAAACGAATGCTCCCGCCGCCTTGGAGTAGGCTTCCAGCTTGGCCGGGACGTTGGCCTGGAGCGATTCGGACACGCCGTAGAAGTTCTCGTCC
Proteins encoded:
- a CDS encoding methyl-accepting chemotaxis protein, with amino-acid sequence MPSFFCSIRIPVRLAISSLIFALPIALLTYFTINGLDKDITFARMEITGDAYLRPLVKLLEHLPKAQETRSAIDQDFAALSKVQAQYGEDLRFTPAELAKRGREQFAPDVVEKAWRAAQANPTPESLDAVVAGVRGMIAHAGDTSNLILDPDLDSYYLMDVVLLGLPQTQERMAKALREALPMTGGSDLSLQERSTLSVYAAMLRESDLDRIVASVTTALKEDENFYGVSESLQANVPAKLEAYSKAAGAFVSALERMSRGAKLRPQELKKLGDEALAASFALWETSSKELDVLLEKRIASYQVNKMWALGLSLAAITVAGLGVLLIARSIVAQLNGLRAYAKKVAGGDLAAQPYAGCQAELAELSADLQTMVKELRSKLGYTIGLQKAFKVPLLVADSDSKVTFTNQELLDFIEIGGDPEAWYGLTVAELVRNDATKETVMTNCLKNNSCMYKAEIAFTTRKGNIRHALVDSELLHDLDGNVMGVVGVLSDITDIKRHESELEKRNNSLAQAVATSQEIAEGLGQAMRRLAECIAQAAEGATLQNERATDTVNAMSAMNASAQQVADLAGEAALSADEAKGTALEGENMVRTAVKAISSAQAQMLTLQEKMRELGSQADNVGKVLQVIGDIADQTNLLALNAAIEAARAGDAGRGFAVVADEVRKLAEKTMQATHEVGSTLDAIRSGAASTLSATEKAATEIVESTRLAQSSGEYLGRIVSIVQGSSDQAKAIAEAAGDQARASGQANQAVAEIESVSSRTAQGMEEASEALEDVNHQATSLEELIRGMRS